The Camelina sativa cultivar DH55 chromosome 16, Cs, whole genome shotgun sequence sequence AAGGTaccaagaaacaacaaaaatccaatctcttttgttcttaagaaaaatatttatttgtgaaGGATCCATAAGGAATTTGCCTAAACCGGATATGGTCTTGAAACTATGACGCACGCATGTCCCCCCGGTCAAAGATAAATTAAATCGATGCAGTAACATCttatgaaaatttaagaaatcatgaatgttatattttatttaatataatatatacaacagaaaaaaaatcaaaaaattaaatcgaTATTTTTAAACATGACTGCTTTAGTACAGGATTTGTTTTATCTGCTGGATTTACCAAATTCATATAATTTACGGATTTGAAATTTGTACTATGTATTGAAGATAGgttaaaatcaaaacataaaactaagtaaattaaatgtaaaaataataaaatatatagagtaaatcaaataaaatttttattattattttacaactAATAGATAACAGTAAAATTTATGCAAACATTTCCTCGTTCTGTACAACACCGGTAACTATCTAGTTAATCTTATTTCATTATGTCTATGCGGTCACTAATATCTTTAAAATAGTTGTATCAATAGTTTGCATCATATTTGCTCAAACTTGTCTTACCATTTGCTCAATAATTACTTAATAATTGCATAATTCttagtttttcaaaaatgttgaaCGTAAACATCTTAGAATATGTCATATATaggttaataaataaattttggtcTGTTCTCGCAAACTGGATCGTGATATGATTATGAGCTAATACCTCATGAGCTGGCTCAGTTCAACTCGATATTCCATAAGCGCAAATTCTATTTTTGGGGTTCATTACTTCATTTAATAAATGAGTTATATAATTGAACTTATTGTAGATATTGCGACTTATGCGAGCGAACTTTAACGAACATGAGTTAGGTGTTTTttggaattatatatatgtagatacaTATAACTCACTGATAAGATAACTTGATAAGAACatattatatcatataaaaCATCTCAAGAGTTATATATCACCAGCTCTGATAGTTTTCCTTTTGCCTACTCCAAGAACATTGTTGGTTGGATTTGAACAAAACTTGGAGCATAACTGACAATAAGTGACAATGCAGATTCTGCATCATTATAATCCACTTGTATGCATTTACCCTCTTCCACAACGTTTAAATCCACTGATGAAAAATATCTCAACATTTTTGGGTCGATTCTTAGAAATTTCAACTCTCACTTCCATGATATGTTTAAAACTCtagaattaaaaatcattaattgatAGTTTTTTCATTAAAGAACTCTTAATGTTattataatagatttttttagcaTGGAATTAAAAAACGAACaggtttatttcttcttttttatggCTTCTGCTGAGGGAATTCAAAGCGTGCGCCTGCAGACGGGACAACAGTATCGGTGCTTACTCCAAGTGCTAATACACGGCAGATGGAAGGCGTGGCGGCAACTGGTGCGCCCAAGTTGATCACCTCTCGGGTTGATATCCTCCAAACAGATGGCGCATTCCGTGTTAAATATACGACCGAAGTCTTCGGACATAACCGGTTGGAGTTCTTGTACAGTACATAGCCCTCTTACAGAACCTCTGTATCAAAAACCACACTATAATACCTAAAAACGATATAACAAAAACCGCTAAAACAAAGGCGGTCGCCTTGTGTCCCAGAAGACGGGCAGTGGTAGTGCTAACTTTCATGTAAGGCATAGTTTCacagaaagaaaaatttatagtatatattacGTGTGACTCGATCTGATTTTAGAGTGAgactgagagaagagaagagaagagaagaagaagtttcaaaaactaaaacactAAAACGCGTTAGGTTGAGAGATCATTAGGTGGAGATGATTAACAGCTAAAATTggtttaaatccaaaaaatttGCACAAAAAGAGTTTAGTCTCTATTTGCAGCAATAAGTAGGATTCCAAGAAAGCTATATTTTTACTTcgaatgttttaaatttttaattgatatctatgttagtttattttatttaggttACATAAACAATTTGACCATAGGAAATATTATGGATATCTAAATCTGTTTTCATATCTTGATTTTTCATTCATTAACTGTAAAGTATACTgagaatttgtaaaaaaaatactctttttaatatacttcttgtcatattttttttttgccagtcaataaaatgaaaaacaaaatttatctgCCAAAAACAATTTCCGACATAATTCTCCACCAaaaaaattttccgccaaaaaagaATTGTCaataaaatttacaaggtttttataaggttttaaacgatttaaaaaaattataagacatttattaagtttttataagtagaaaccttaaaaaaaaaaccttagaaAAGGTTTATAAAAACCTTAAAGAAACCTTAGAAAAGGCTtataaaaacctttaaaaaaccTTAGAAAAtgcttataaaaaccttataaaaacttaGTAAAtaccttataaaaatcttaaataaaaacttttaaaaaccttattaaAAACCATAGATTTAATCaatctaaagaaaaaattaaccaTGAAAATGTTAATTacgaaaaaaaaaccatgaaaaTGTTAATTAGATACTTAACCATTTCCCATGTAATATCGCTTGATTTATTTGCAAATGTCCTCTTCATTATCACTACAATTTTCAGTTAGAGCTTTGTTTAGGTATTTTAGTCTTTTCTTATTCACAAGAGAGAAGTTATGTATATCCGTACATGTTCTTAACATCCAtccaaatataaaaattatatatattaagtgtGACTCGATCTGATATTAGAGTGaaactgagagaagagaagagaggagaagagaagacgaagtttcaaaaactaaaacattaaaatgcgTTAGGTTGAGAGATCATTAGGTGGAGATGATTAACAGCTAAACTTggtttaaatccaaaaaatttGCACAAAAAGAGTTTACTCAGTATTTGCAGCAATAAGTAGGATTCCAAGAAAGCTATATTTTTACTtcgaatattttaaaatttaattgatatctatgttaatttattttatttaggttACATAAACAAATTGCCACAGGAAATATTATGGAGATCTAAATCTGTTTTTAACATATATGagcttttataaatatttctaattacAGATTTATCGAATCTTGATTTTTCATTCAATAACTGTAAAGTATATTGAGAATTTGTCCGAAATACTCTTTTTAATATACCTCTTTTCAAAATAccattttgtcattttttttgctctcttttaatttttaatgaccattttactcatacgtgaaaaatattttagtcaataaaatgaaaaacaaaatttttctgccaaaaaatttccgacatatttacccgccaaaaaaatttccgccAAAAGAAGTTTTTTGTCAGAAATTTAtcaaggcttttataaggtttttataaggttttaaacgatttttaaaaaattataagacatttataaaattatcaaGAAAAACTTCACATATGTCAAAATTGGGTCATGTATTGAACTCATGCATGATGTCTGTTTTATATAGATTGGGCTCaaaaattgattgttttctAGACAAATTATGATATACTAGAATTTATATCCGTGCATGCgtgggattttaatttaaaatatttgttgtcaGTATAAATACTTGAGcgcaaatataatcattcaaaattttgagtataaatctatataaacactaaatttACTTATtgtatacaacatatatattgttgaagataataGTTCTTTGCTATATCTATTTGTGCaggattttagtttaaattttttatcaataagaatcattaaatataaatataatcatttgaaaattagaaaataaatctcTATAAACgccataattattttattaatttatatatagcatatattgtctagtgtcatAATAATGTTTTCCtggcaaatcaacaatatatcacgTGGTAATAAAAAATGACTTACGAACTTGACTGAAAGAGTAAACAATATGGTCGACACTTTTTATCCTTAGAAGAGTTTATTCAATATTCATATCccataaaaacatatttttaaaagttctaacatCGAATGTCGATCATTGACCTAGTTATAGagatcatttaaatatattgatattctccattaaatgcaaatatacaaaaatttataaacaattttagtGCTATGTCGCTACGTCTGGGTTGTGCAAGTGCATCACCTAGCATAATAGAAATTCCGaccaagtcaagaatgcttagaTGTGAAACAGTTAAACCCGACAATTAATATccgttcactaatccaagttatatatttttctaaaatctcatgttCTATTTCAATAGGTGTCAACTAGAAAACTAAAACAGTCCAATAAAAGCCAACACCCCTGAAAGCTCCCAGGCACTAATATCGAAGCTTCTTTCCCTTCTTTGATTTCTGGCGCCGGTAGAGCTATGGCTCACCGGCGTCGAGAAATTTCTTTTGCCCTTTTAATCTTGCATTACTCTAGTTCTTTTGCTCTTTCTCtcgtttattttgtttcctcttttgaAACCATTTCAAACCTTCCCTAACCTATGGATTTTGgtgagatctacaacaatcaacaataaaaagagaagatggTGTCCTGCGATCTCCATTCTTCATCCCCAACTTGTATCACCTCTGCCCAAATCATCTATGGTGGAACCAATAAACTCTAGATCTGAGGTATTGTTCAGCCTCTGGTTCTTCTCCTATGCCTTTGTCGGGTTACACTGCCAAACACCGACCCTACTTCCATTGGAGATGTTTACTTCACCGCTAATTCCTCCTCCATCTCCGTATGACGGCTGCTGCTTCCCAAGCAACCTTTTGCCAGCCAAAAGAAACCTAGTATCCCAACTGGTGGGCCTATTCTCTTGTGGCCCGTTAAGCTTCCAGAAGCCCAGTCCGAACAAAGGTGATCCAAACTGCTTTATTCTAAAGCTCAGGTCTGTATTTACTTTTCTCTTGTCCATCCTTAGCCAATGTAGGTATCGTTTACTATCCTTTGTTCGAAGACTGCAAACGGAAGAAAACGCTCCTTTGTTGCTATGGTTGCACAAGATTTCTTTGAGAACCCTGCCATTAGATTGACCTAGGATATATGAACTGAGAGATTAAGCTTTATGAAAAAAGGTTTTATGTCCCCATCTCCCAATTATTTGAGAACCTTGCCTATAGAATCATCTAGGATTACTTCTCATGTTTTtagaaggatgaagaagaacgGCATTATGATCCCCTCTTCAAGGAGAGGTGATTACCAAAGCTTCTTCAGGCCTTATTCTGATTACCGAAACCACACATATGCAAATCTGTTATTTCAGGAAAGACCCCCATACACCTAAAAGCTTGAAACCCAagtctgatttattttttctgcTGCAAACCGGCTACAAACTTTGTGTAGAACTTCTTAATCTCCATGGCCGCCGAGGACTTCATGCGAGAGAGAACCCACCTGTTATGTTACGGTCCTGCACTTATCCATTCCAAATCTTGGTTATAATAGCTTCACTTGGGACCTTGAGCTTGTCCAATGTATCATCTCCTTCATGCTTTCATGACGAGTACAAGCAACATGCCCTCATCACCATTTCCACACGCTATGATTTGTCTAAGCTGAACTCTCAATCCTCGACAACTGTAGCAATCAACCTCAACCAATGGAGCAACATCACCTTTGCTCAAACCCTTGTCAAAGCACTACCTCGTGTAGTTCTTCTTGTGCCGGCGAGAAGCACGTCTTTGGCCCCTTCACCAACGCCATTTCGTCTTGTGACACTGGCTAATCAGTCCTCCTTTGACTCGCTCTTGGAAGACTTGTTGATAATCCTTGATCTCACATGTATCAAAAAGCTTCATANNNNNNNNNNNNNNNNNNNNNNNNNNNNNNNNNNNNNNNNNNNNNNNNNNNNNNNNNNNNNNNNNNNNNNNNNNNNNNNNNNNNNNNNNNNNNNNNNNNNNNNNNNNNNNNNNNNNNNNNNNNNNNNNNNNNNNNNNNNNNNNNNNNNNNNNNNNNNNNNNNNNNNNNNNNNNNNNNNNNNNNNNNNNNNNNNNNNNNNNNNNNNNNNNNNNNNNNNNNNNNNNNNNNNNNNNNNNNNNNNNNNNNNNNNNNNNNNNNNNNNNNNNNNNNNNNNNNNNNNNNNNNNNNNNNNNNNNNNNNNNNNNNNNNNNNNNNNNNNNNNNNNNNNNNNNNNNNNNNNNNNNNNNNNNNNNNNNNNNNNNNNNNNNNNNNNNNNNNNNNNNNNNNNNNNNNNNNNNNNNNNNNNNNNNNNNNNNNNNNNNNNNNNNNNNNNNNNNNNNNNNNNNNNNNNNNAgcactaaaataagtttttccTAAACTTAGCACAATatctctaaaatttcaaaaatagcatcaattaatattttaaaattaaatcctaaattcaaaatactaaactctacacctcaaaactataccctaaatgtgaaaatgaaaacccaaacctaaaaaacaaaattcttaaaattaattttaaatattttaatgtttaaatagtgctatttttggaaatttatggaatgtgtgctatagttgtctataaaactttttttattgcTATTATAGggtattttaaaagaaattctcaaaaatagcaccaaaataagtttttttctaaacttagcacaaaatctctaaaattccaaaaaaatcatgaattaatcTGGACTTTTTCTATAGCACCAATAGCACCAAAAATTTGGACTTTTTCTATTCCAACTCATTTAATTTCCTTAAAAATacagatttttgaaaataaaatcaaaatctcctGTCAAATTACGATTTACACTAATAATTAGAAGTCTCAATTCTTTTAACAAGTCAGCAACTTTAATCTAATTTCTCCAAACATGAAAAGTAGGcatgggcataaaaaccgtacccaaTACCCAATCCGGAACCCGAtccgaaaaaccgggttcgggttgggtacgggtttgtctataaaaccctattgggttctattttctaatacctgTGGATTCGGATTAGGGTCGGATAATACtcggtacccgtttgggtacccattaaacccgaacatataaacaaatttataatatttatcattaatataatgcaattatcccaaaattatgattataattttgaatatttcatttagttttatacctatatatcaaaaataatcaaaatatctaaactattttgttatgtaagtcaaaatttaactaaatttatttaaatttagttatatttttttgggtacccggtagttcgggtactaatcgggttctaaaatttgtaatccaaaccgatccgaacccgatagtacccaaaccgaaccgaatccatatatctaaaaatacccaatgagttctatttttctaaacccgtttacccgaacccgaatgagTAATACCCAAATccgaacgggttacccgaatgcccagccctaaTGAAGAGCGTTcatgtatgttttttgtttccgGTAAATACAAAAGTCGATATGGTTTTTAAGCAGGACCAACCAGTCCTAATTGCgtaaacaatccaaaattcataaaaatgaaggaaagaaaaaaaaaatttgcattgttctcaaaaatcaaaaacccagaagaCAAAAACTTGTCTTTTAGAAATCATCATTTGCTcggtaaaaaaagaagaacgtCGCACTTTGGTCTTTGTATTATACATAACAAAACATTTGATTTATACTAATAGTTTTtggataattaattttaatgacATTGTTAGTTGTTGTTTCCACATCATTAAGCATGCTATGCCATCATTCCTTTTATTCCCACTCATAATAATTCGTTTCAActcaggttttttttctttttctttttttcggaTTTCCCACGAAATAATGTTGCTGTCACGaatccttgatttttttttttaattcatgtacgtatttttatgttttttgggTTAGTTGTTGGTTTCTAAGAAAAATCATACATAAAGTACTGGTCAGATCATACCAACCCATCATGCATCGCAAATAATACTATGTTTCTgattatacaaatttatttctttgtcaGTTGAACAAATGTTTACTAAAGGGATTATGACGTTTTTAATAAAcaaagttataaataaataagaggTAATTAcaagattaataaaaaacacacataatCACACGATAcgatattttagattttgcaGGGAATCTGAAAAACCGAGAAATTAAAATCTTTGGAAAATATCGTTGACCAAAAATATTGTTGATGAAAAGTggattaggaaaagaaaaaaaagagaggaatgaATCTAGACCGATCGATCCACACGGGAGTGACGATAGAAACAAACCATACACGTGGCATAATAATTGGGGGGGGGAGGGAGACATTCACGCTTAAACACACGTAACAGCCACGTCAACTTAACAACAAGACCGCTCCGAACAAAACAACACACGTGTCTTGTTGGGTCCTACCGCACGAACGCGACGTCTGTGCAACGTTATCGAAGATCTCTGTCTCTTTcgctctctcttcctttctttttttttttaacaaaatttatactCTAATTATATCTTATGAACTAAACTAATTTCCTTAATTATGTTAACATCATCACTCTCATATTTTCttgtatttagttttttttttaaacgtttCATTTAGTTAGTTAAATTTCATTTAGATAAATATTTGTGAGTTGTTATAATGTAGGagataaatagtaaaaaaaatttgattttttggccgtgtaataaaaaatatgaaaattagaaGGTGTCACAAAAAAATGGATCGTGACACCAACCGAATCATCTtggttaatttaatttatatggTTGGTGTATTTGATGTTATTGACAAAGactcaaaatgttttttttgccttttcgTTTTGGTACATCATACTATATTTAATAGGGTCTTGGATCTTGTGCGAGTGCTTTCTTTCTGTCTACACTttggttaaattaaataaacaattaacaTTGTCATTAACAGCGTTTTTGCTAACCTATGTCTACATTTTTTGACTCTTTCAACTGTTTTAGATTTCAATGTCTAATTTAACTATTTTGGACTATCTGATCTATCGGGACCTTAACCAATTAATGAACCATTAATCATAATTTTCAATGTGTACGTGAAACATGTAAGTATGTAACTAGTTTGCAAACAAACTTCTCACATTTGTTTATtaagtaaagaaaagaaaaaccagaTCTGCCAAACTAACCGTACCTATCAAACAATGTAATATATGGATGATATAATGTATCATGTCTTCCTTCTTTAGACCTAAGAACCGCCACAAAAATGATAAACTATCAACTTTTCAAAAACTTACgattgaagaaaaagagatttgCAAAAATCTTCATGATCAACGAGctataagattttattatatattattttacgtTCTTTAGAACAGCAAACTACAAccttatataaatttatatccttaatcctttatatattaatagaaaaatattttgttgaaaatgttaatgTGTCATCATCACAGCGATTTGGAAAGTTAATTACAATTAAGTATCtcaagataaacatatttacaaaaatatattattatttacataaatgtatcattagaatatatatggtaatatttctttctattagtttttaaaaataaaagacttcatcaactattaaaatatatatatatatatagttaataatttaattatcattttcataacatatttaatgatttaaagtaaattacatttcataaattattaaaaacttattcatctatttaactttttgaaatacaaaacttattttccgattttaaaaaatttgatgactattCAAGTACTCCCTATATTACACAATTAGTGTCATTTtaacacatttcacacaaattaagaaaatattagaatatacatatgcccttatttaataaatgtttaatgggttaatttagtcatagattaaggataaaactataaaatataataaaaagattcattgcaaatagaaaatattgcattggaaatgtaaaatgacactctttgtgaaacaaaattaaaattctaaaataacactctttatgaaacaaaagaaatatatattaaaaattaattattacaataatcttaaaaataaataatattatcacAATAACTAACATTATTTTCTACATTCAtgggtgaaatatatttttacacaaaataattaaacgtaaatttgaataaaataaaataaaaattatgtgtaaaaatattattatgacaccttaaattccaaataataattttatttgtaataattttatttgagtcgaTTTATTTCGCATATAGTGCGGGTTATTACCTAGTTTCTATTATTCATCAACATTTTCAAGCTCATCAGTCACGAAATGATCACGTTATACATCAAAACTACATGATACACCTGACACCTCTATATCCAAAATCATGAAATGTCGTAcgt is a genomic window containing:
- the LOC109129454 gene encoding uncharacterized protein LOC109129454; translated protein: MQICYFRKDPHTPKSLKPKSDLFFLLQTGYKLCVELLNLHGRRGLHARENPPVMLRSCTYPFQILVIIASLGTLSLSNVSSPSCFHDEYKQHALITISTRYDLSKLNSQSSTTVAINLNQWSNITFAQTLVKALPRVVLLVPARSTSLAPSPTPFRLVTLANQSSFDSLLEDLLIILDLTYFNV